The window GGCGCGCCTCCAGCCGCACCTGAACTAGAACGGATAGCGCCCCTCTTCCTCGCCCTTTTCCGTCTCGGCGAAGACCTCCCGCGCCTGCGCCATCTCCGCCTCGCCCAGGTCGCTTTCGGGCGGCAGGTGGACGAGCAGGAGGCGTTTGGCGCCGGCCTCGCGGGCGACCTCCGCCGCTTGCCTGGCGCTGCTGTGCCCCGGCCCGGCGCCGGTTGCCTCATGAACGAGGATGTCCGCGCCGCGCGCGAGGCGGGTGATGGAGGCTACCGGCTCGGTGTCGCAGGAGTAGGCGACGGTGCCGCTCGCTGTCTCGACCCGCAGGCCGATGACGGGGACGGTATGCTCGCCCGGTGAGGCGGTGATCTTCCAGTGGTCGTCCTGAAGCACCTCGGCGCCCTCCTCTTGCGCCACCTCGCGCCAGAGGATAGCGGGCATGCCCTTCCAGCCGCTGGTGTCGAAGCTCGAGAAGGTGCGCTCGGCCTGATCCAGGGCCGGAGCGATGCCGTAAACGGGCAAGGGCTCACGCCGCCCTGCCAGCCACAGCTTTTCCATCACCAGGGGAAAACCCGAGACGTGGTCGGGGTGCTCGTGGCTGAGGATGAAGGCGCTGAGCCTCTCCAGCGCGATTCCCGCGGCCATCAGGCGCTGCACCGCGTCGCCGCCGCAGTCCACGGCGATGACCGAGACGCCTGT is drawn from Deinococcota bacterium and contains these coding sequences:
- a CDS encoding MBL fold metallo-hydrolase yields the protein MSTLYLLGSGAAVSDPHRTTTMLAFETGVSVIAVDCGGDAVQRLMAAGIALERLSAFILSHEHPDHVSGFPLVMEKLWLAGRREPLPVYGIAPALDQAERTFSSFDTSGWKGMPAILWREVAQEEGAEVLQDDHWKITASPGEHTVPVIGLRVETASGTVAYSCDTEPVASITRLARGADILVHEATGAGPGHSSARQAAEVAREAGAKRLLLVHLPPESDLGEAEMAQAREVFAETEKGEEEGRYPF